Genomic segment of Streptomyces zhihengii:
GATGTCGACCGGGGCCTCGGCGGACTCCTCGATGGTCTGGCGGTAGTACTTGCCCAGGCCGTCCAGGGTGTGGCCGCGCTGCACGGTGACGCCGGAGGACGGCACGTCGCAGATCTTGATGGTGTTGTTCTCGCTGGCGCCGATGGCGTCGACCAGGTCGAGACCGACCTTCTTGGCGTCCACGTCGAAGGCGGCGACGAACTCGACGTCGCGGACGTGGTAGTCGCCGAACTGGACGTGCATCAGACCCGGCACCTTGCCGGCCGGGTCGGCGTCCTTGTAGTACTCGACGCCCTGCACCAGCGAGGCGGCGCAGTTGCCCACGCCGACGATGGCTACGCGAACCGAACCCATTCCGGTTGCTCCCTGTGTGATCTCGGTATTCCGGATGAAACCCTGCGGAGCGCGGGGCTTCACTTGGCGGTGTCGTCGGACGGATCCGACGGGCCGGAGTCGCCGGGAGATGTCTCCCCGCTCCTCTCGGTCCGCCGGGGCAGGCCGTCCGTCGCTCCAGATGTGTTGTCCTGCTGAGCGGTGTTCCCGGGGGACGGGTGTCGCTGATCCCGTCCCGCCCGCTCGCTCTCGATGAGCTCGTTCAGCCAGCGCACTTCACGCTCCACGGACTCCATGCCGTGCCGTTGCAGTTCGAGCGTGTAGTCGTCGAGGCGTTCACGGGTGCGGGCGAGAGAGGCGCGCATCTTCTCCAGGCGCTCTTCCAGCCGGCTGCGGCGGCCCTCCAGCACCCGCATCCGCACCTCGCGCTCCGTCTGGCCGAAGAAGGCGAAACGGGCGGCGAAGTGCTCGTCCTCCCAGGTGTCGGGGCCGGTGTGGGAGAGCAGCTCCTCGAAGTGCTCTTTTCCTTCGGCCGTCAACCGGTAGACGATCTTCGCCCGGCGCCCCGCGAGGGAGGCGGCGAGGGCGTCCTCGGGTGCGTGTCCCGGTTCCTCGATCAACCAGCCGTTGGCGACCAGCGTCTTGAGGCAGGGGTAGAGGGTCCCGTAGCTGAAGGCGCGGAAGATCCCCAGCGAGGTGTTGAGCCGCTTGCGCAGCTCGTATCCGTGCATCGGGGCTTCACGGAGCAGTCCGAGTACGGCGAACTCGAGGATGCCTGAGCGCCTGCTCACCGCTGCCTCCCTCGCCGTACGGGGCCCGTATGTCTGTCCGATGTGTCGTGCTGATGTATCGAGTCGATACATCAGCACGATAGAGCGGTGTTCCCCCTGCGACAAGGGGGGCCATCGTGAACGGCGTCACATCATCAATTCACAGGCGCCGAGTTGCCTGAAATAGGGTGAACTTCGGGGCTAGGAGGGTTTTGACCGTGCGTAGTCTGTGCGGCATGCAGACCACCGGGAACCAAGTGACGCTCCTGAGCGTCATCGCCGTGGATGCGCAGCGGATGAGCTCTGCGGAGAGCTCGTCCGTATCCATTTCGGGGGGACCGGAACTCAACTGCCGCTTCCAGGCGTCTCGCCTGCCCGAGGAGTAGTCGTTCGATGAGCGAGCACCGTCGCAAACCGCCACAGCCGCAGGGTGGCGGTCGCGCCGCGGCCCGTCGCGCCGCACAGCAGTCTTCTGGACGCCGTGCGGCGCCCGGCCGAAGTGCCACGTCAGCTTCCCCTTCCGCCTCCTTCGGCGAGGAGGAGCGGCCTTACGGAGGCCGCGCGGAGGCCCGTCGCGCCGCCCAGCGGGGCGGACGCCGGCGTGGTGAGGAGCCGGCCGGCGCCGGCCATTCAGGCCCGGGCGGCCGCGGCGGTGGACGCCGGGGCACCGGCGGAGGCGGCGGCGCGGTCGGTGCCGGGCGCGGTCCCGGCCGGAAGCGGCTGATCGACTATCCGCGGTACGACAAGGACGGTTGGCGTCGCTGGATGCCGTCCTGGAAGCTCGTCACGGGCCTGTGCATCGCCTTCCTCGGCACCGTCATGGGCGCCGCGACGATCGCGTACGCGATGGTGGGCATCCCGGACCCGGACAAGACGGCCACCGCGCAGAACAACGTCTACTACTGGGCCGACGGCTCGCAGATGGCCGCGACCGGCGGTGAGACCAACCGGCAGATCATCGCCTTCGACCAGATCCCGCGCGAGATGATGAACGCGGTGGTCTCGGCCGAGAACAAGACGTTCTGGAAGGACTCGGGCATCGACCCCCGGGGCATCGGCCGTGCCGTGCTGAACATGGCGACGGGCGAGCAGACCCAGGGCGGCTCGACCATCACCCAGCAGTACGTGAAGAACAACCGGCTGAACGACCAGTCGCAGACGGTGACGCGAAAGCTCAAGGAACTCTTCATCTCGATCAAGATCGACACCGAGGTGAAGAAGCCCGAGGTCATGGCGGGGTACCTGAACACCGCCTACTACGGCCGCGGCGCGTACGGCATCCAGGCGGCCGCCCGGACGTACTACGGCAAGGACGCCAACAAGCTCAACGCCAGCCAGTGCGCGTTCCTTGCGGCGCTGCTGAAGGGCGCCACCTACTACGACCCGGCCGGCGCCCCCGAGATCGACTCCAAGGCCACCCCCAAGGACAACCTGGACCGGGCCACCAAGCGCTGGAGCTGGATCCTCGACGAGATGGTCAAGGACGGCCACCTCGACGCCGCGGAGCGCGCCAAGTACACCGAGTTCCCGATGCCCGACCCGCTGAAGAAGAACGCCCAGCTCAGCGGTCAGATCGGATACCTGGTCGACCTGGCCAAGGCGAACTTCATCAACAACAACGACCGGGGCATCGACTCGGTCAAGCTCGCCACGGGCGGCTACGAGATCCACACGACCTTCGACAAGAAGAAGGTCACCGAGCTCGAGAAGGCCGTCAAGAAGATCCAGGACGAGCACATCGATCCGAAGAAGCGGCCGAAGACCGACACCCATGTGCAGTTCGGCGGCGCGTCCGTCGAGCCGAAGACCGGCAAGATCATCGCGATCTACGGTGGTACGGACGCCACCAAGCACTTCACCAACAACGCCGACGCGACCGGCGCCCAGGTCGGCTCGACCTTCAAGCCGTTCGTGCTGGCCGCCGCGATGCGGGACGGCGTGCGCGACCCGAAACTGGGCAAGGAACAGGGCTCCGGCGACCGGACGATCGTCGACCCGGACAAGAGCCGCTACAGCGGCCAGAACAAGCTGACCATCCGCAACTACGACCGCAGTGTCTGGCACGACGAGAACGGGAAGGAGTGGCAGCAGGTCAACGACGACGACGCCAACTATCCGGACATGACGCTGCGCCGTGCGATGGTCCGCTCCGCCAACTCGCCCTACGTGCAACTCGGCATGGACATCGGCATCCCTCAGGTCCGCGAGGCAGCCGTCGACGCCGGTCTGCTGGAGAGCAGCCTGGTGAAGGGCGACGTGCCGTCGTTCGCGCTCGGCATCTCCTCGCCCAGCGCCATTCGCATGGCAGGCGCCTACGGCACCTTCGCCGCCGACGGCGAGCAGCGCGACCCGTACTCCGTGACCAGGGTGGAGTACGAGGGCACCGTGATCTACGAGCACGAGGACGAGGTCAAGCGGCCGTTCAGCAAGGCCGTGGCGACCAATGTGACCGATGTGCTCCGCAGCGTCGTCGACAGCGACGAGGGCACCGGCCGCAAGGCCCGGATCCCGGGCCGTCAGGTGGCGGGCAAGACCGGTACGACCGACGGCAACAAGCAGGCCTGGTTCGTCGGCTTCACGCCGCAACTCTCGACCGCCATCGACATGTACCGCCTCGACGACAACGAGAAGAACAAGAACCGCCAGTTCGAGGACATGTTCGGCACGGGTGCCCAGCCGCAGATCCACGGTTCGTCGTTCCCGTCGCAGATCTGGCACGACTACATGACCAACGCCCTCAAGGGCAGCAAGGTCCTCAAGTTCACCGAGCCGGGCGAGCTCGACGGCGAGGCGGTCTGGGGCGGTGGCGCGAAGAGCCCCGAGCCCACGCCCAGCCCCACGCCGACCCCGACCCCGACGCCCACCCCGACCCCGACCCCGACGCCGAGCCCTTCGATCACCCCGCGGCCC
This window contains:
- a CDS encoding PadR family transcriptional regulator, whose product is MSRRSGILEFAVLGLLREAPMHGYELRKRLNTSLGIFRAFSYGTLYPCLKTLVANGWLIEEPGHAPEDALAASLAGRRAKIVYRLTAEGKEHFEELLSHTGPDTWEDEHFAARFAFFGQTEREVRMRVLEGRRSRLEERLEKMRASLARTRERLDDYTLELQRHGMESVEREVRWLNELIESERAGRDQRHPSPGNTAQQDNTSGATDGLPRRTERSGETSPGDSGPSDPSDDTAK
- a CDS encoding transglycosylase domain-containing protein is translated as MSEHRRKPPQPQGGGRAAARRAAQQSSGRRAAPGRSATSASPSASFGEEERPYGGRAEARRAAQRGGRRRGEEPAGAGHSGPGGRGGGRRGTGGGGGAVGAGRGPGRKRLIDYPRYDKDGWRRWMPSWKLVTGLCIAFLGTVMGAATIAYAMVGIPDPDKTATAQNNVYYWADGSQMAATGGETNRQIIAFDQIPREMMNAVVSAENKTFWKDSGIDPRGIGRAVLNMATGEQTQGGSTITQQYVKNNRLNDQSQTVTRKLKELFISIKIDTEVKKPEVMAGYLNTAYYGRGAYGIQAAARTYYGKDANKLNASQCAFLAALLKGATYYDPAGAPEIDSKATPKDNLDRATKRWSWILDEMVKDGHLDAAERAKYTEFPMPDPLKKNAQLSGQIGYLVDLAKANFINNNDRGIDSVKLATGGYEIHTTFDKKKVTELEKAVKKIQDEHIDPKKRPKTDTHVQFGGASVEPKTGKIIAIYGGTDATKHFTNNADATGAQVGSTFKPFVLAAAMRDGVRDPKLGKEQGSGDRTIVDPDKSRYSGQNKLTIRNYDRSVWHDENGKEWQQVNDDDANYPDMTLRRAMVRSANSPYVQLGMDIGIPQVREAAVDAGLLESSLVKGDVPSFALGISSPSAIRMAGAYGTFAADGEQRDPYSVTRVEYEGTVIYEHEDEVKRPFSKAVATNVTDVLRSVVDSDEGTGRKARIPGRQVAGKTGTTDGNKQAWFVGFTPQLSTAIDMYRLDDNEKNKNRQFEDMFGTGAQPQIHGSSFPSQIWHDYMTNALKGSKVLKFTEPGELDGEAVWGGGAKSPEPTPSPTPTPTPTPTPTPTPTPSPSITPRPTESCNRWEDWTCQPSGGTDQGSDQGATNGGVSPSPSDSGDSSGGNNGGGNGNGGGGWIGGSDGT